A stretch of DNA from Catenulispora acidiphila DSM 44928:
GCTGCGCGAGCGCGGGTTCCTGGAAGCGGCGCGCGGTCTGGGGCTGTCCCGGCGGCACATCATCGTCAAGGAGATGCTGCCGAACATCGCCCCCTACGCCGCCATGCAGCTGATGCTGTCGGTGATCGGCTTCATCGGCGCCGAGGTCGGCCTGTTCTTCCTGGGGCTGGTGCCGTTCTCCAGCACCAACTGGGGTGTGATGCTGAACCAGGCGGTGTTCTCCGGCGGGGCGATGGAGACCTCCTCGGCGCTGATCTACCTGCTGGCGCCGCTGGTCTGCATCCTGCTGCTGACGCTGGGCATCGTGCTCTTCCTGGACGCCATCGACGAACTGTTCAACCCGCGGCTGAGGGAGCGCGTGTGAGCGAGGTACAAGTACGCGGCCTGACGGTCGAGTACCAGACGACCGCCGGCTGGCTGCCCGCGGTGGCCGACGCCGGGCTGGACCTGCGCGCCGGGGAGATCACCGGCCTGGTCGGGGAGTCCGGCTCCGGTAAATCCACGCTCGCGCTGGCGCTGCTGAACGCGGTGCCGGCGCCCGGGCGGATCGCCGCCGGGAGCGTGGAGGTCGCCGGGGTCGGGGACGTCACCAAGCTGGGCGGCAAGCAGCTGCGCAAGGCCCGCGGCGGCGCGATCGGCTACGTGTTCCAGGCCTCGCAGAACTCGCTGAACCCGCTGACGACCATCGGCCGGCAGCTGCTGGACCTGGGACGCTCGCACGAGGTCGCCGACCTGCGTGCTCTGATAGCCCGGGCCAGGGACCTGGCGGACCGGATGGGCCTGGACGGCCAGCGGGTGCTGGACTCCTACCAGCACGAGCTCTCCGGCGGGATGCGCCAGCGCATCGGCATCGTCTTCGCGCTGGTCCTGAACGCCAAGGTGCTGATCCTGGACGAGCCGACCACCGCGCTGGACATGCTCTCCCAGGCCTCGGTGCTGGAGATCGTGCGCAAGGTGCACGACGAGAACCAGCTCAGCACCCTGATCATCACGCACGACATCGGCGCGATCTCCGAGATCGCCGACCGGCTGGCGGTGATGTACGGCGGGCGGATCGTCGAGGACGGCCCGCTGCTGGACGTCCTGCGCCGGCCCACGCACCCCTATACCAAGGCCCTGATAGGCGCCACGGCGCGCATCACCGGCGACGTGGAGGCGGCGCGGGCGCTGCCCGGGCGGCCGCCGGACCTGACCACCGTGGCGCGCGCCGGCTGCGTCTTCCGCGACCGCTGCCCGTTCGCGGTCGCGGTCTGCGCCGAGGTCGAGCCGGAGCTCGCGACCTGGGAGTCCGGGCGCCGCCGCGCGTGCCACGTCGAACCGTCCACCGTGCTCTCCGGGACCGCCGGGGCGCCCGCCGCCGTGGGAGAACCGGCATGATCCAGGCCCGCGGCATCACCCGCACCTACCAGACCCACGGCGCCTTCACCGGCGCCCGGACCGTGCCGGCGCTGCGCGGTGTGGACTTCACGCTGCCCGACGGCGGCGCGGTGTCCTTCATCGGCGAGTCCGGCTGCGGCAAGACCACGCTGGGGAAGATCCTCACCGGACTGGAGACCTTCGACGGCGGCGAGCTGATCGTGGACGGCGTCGCGCTGTCCGGGCTCAAGCCGCGGCAGCGGGAGAAGTACTTCCGCAGGATCCAGATGATCCATCAGGACCCTTATTCGGCGCTGAACCCGACCCGCACGGTCGAGGCGACGTTGCGCGATCCGCTGCGGATGCGCGCGAAGGAGAGGGGCGCGAGCGGCGGCGGGGGCGGCGACGGCGAGGGCGAGGGCGGCTGGCGCGCGCGTGCCGCCGAGCTGCTGACGCTGGTCGGCCTCGAGCCGGCCGCCGTCCTGCCGAAGTACCCGCACCAGCTCTCCGGCGGGCAGCGGCAGCGCGTGGTCATCGCCCGGGCGCTGACCGTCGACCCGGAGGTGCTGATCGCCGACGAGGCGGTGTCGATGATCGACGTCTCGATGCGGCTGGGCATCCTGAAGCTGCTGCGCGATCTGCGCAGCCGGCTGGGGATCTCGCTGGTGTTCATCACGCACGACGTCGCCACCGCGCGCTACGTCGGCGAGGGCGGCGAGCTGCACGTGATCTACCGCGGCGAGGTGGTCGAGCGCGGGCTCACCGACGAGGTGATCCTGGCGCCGGTGCACCCCTACACGCAGTGCCTGCTCTCGGCGGTGCCGATCATGCGCGGGCTGGAGGAGCCGGGCCCGGACCGGACGGCGCCGACGACGGCGCTGGACGAGCGGACGCCGACGCCGGGGTGCTTGTTCGAGCCGCGGTGCCCGTTCGCGCAGGATCAGTGTGCTGAGAAGCATCCGGTGCTGGTGCCTTTCGGGCTAGACGCGGTGGGGGAGTCGGGCGCTGTGGGGGAGTCGAACGCCGCCGCCGCTGGTCCCGCCACCGATACCGGCTCCGAGAACGGCTCCGAATCCGGACACGTCCACGCCTGCTTCTACCCGGAGTCCCGGCGGGTGGTCGGCGTCGAGGTGGGAGCCGGCAGCGCGTGAGAGTCTTGGGACTGAGCTCCGGCACCTCCCACGACGCGATCGACGTCGCGCTGGTGGACTTCCGCCTGGACGGCGAGACGCTGGTCGGGCGGCTCGAGCACGTCGACCACGTCCCGTACCCCGAGGACCTGCGCGCGCAGATCGTCGCCGCGCTGCCGCCGCACCCGACCGACCTCGGCGCGGTCTGCCGCCTGGACACCGGCATCGGCCAGGCGTTCGCGGCGGCGGCGTGGCAGGCGGTGCAGGCCGCCGGTCCCGTGGACCTGGTCTGCTCGCACGGCCAGACCCTGTTCCACTGGACCGAGGACGGCCGGGTGCTCGGCACGCTGCAACTCGGGCAGCCGGCGTGGATCGCCGAACGCCTCGGCGTCCCGGTGGTCTCCGACGTCCGCGCCGCCGACGTCGCCGCCGGAGGTCAGGGCGCACCACTGGTCTCGCTCCTGGACCTGTTGCTGCTGCGCGGCCTGCCCGGCCCGGTCGGCGCACTGAACCTCGGCGGCATCGCGAACCTGACCGTGGTCGCCGACCCGCCGGTGGCCTTCGACGTCGGACCGGCCAACGCCCTGCTCGACGCCGCCTGCCGCCAACTGACCGGCAAACCCTACGACCGCGACGGCCGCCTCGCCGCCGCCGGCCTGGTCCACCCCGGCCTCCTCGCGGCCCTCATGGCAGAGCCCTACTACACCCGCCGCCCCCCGAAGACCACCGGCAAGGAACTCTTCCACGACGCCTACCTAGCCGCCCACATCGAGGCCTTCCCCGACCTCACCCCCGAAGACCTGATGTCGACCCTGGCGACCCTCACAGCGATGACAGTCGTCGACGCAGTCCGCTCCCACGCCATCGTGACCCTCGCCGTCTCCGGCGGCGGCGCCGAGAACCCCGAACTGATGAAGCGCATCGCCAAACGCCTCCCCGACGTCCACCTGGTCCGCTCAGACGCCTACAAAGTCCCCTCCGACGCCAAGGAAGCCATCGCCTTCGCCCTGGTCGGCTGGTTCACCGCCCACGGCCTCCCCGGCACGATCCCCGCCTGCACAGGCGCCGCCAGCGAACGCGTGCTGGGACGCATCAGCCCACCGGCGCGCGGGGCGCTGGCGCTGCCGGAGGCGGTGGAGAAGGCGCCTCGGGCGGTGCGGTTCGGGGGGTAGGGGGAGGGGGTGTGCGTTTGGATTGGTGAGTTTGGCTGGCTGCGGTTGGTTTGTGGGTTCTAGAAGCTTTTTACGGCTTCGCGCGGGTGTTGATGGCCTCGCAGGGGGCGCAGTTCGGTGGTGGGTGTCCGGATCACGTCGGCGGCCGGCGGTTGTTCGTGTTCACGACCGCGCGCGGGTCCGGGTCACTGCGCATGCGTTGGGGCTGGCGGGTGGCGGCCGCGTTTGAGGGGCACCAGAAGTCAAAATCAAAAAAGCCAGGGCCTCCGGCGGCGCCTGCGCGGCGAGCGGCACTCGCTCCGGGGAGGGGGCGGTCGCGCTGTCCGGCGGCGGTTGTTGCTTGTGGTCGCCTTAGTCCCGGATTCCCCGTCGCGTCGTCGCCGTAAACGGAATCATTTCGGCCTGG
This window harbors:
- a CDS encoding ABC transporter ATP-binding protein, with product MSEVQVRGLTVEYQTTAGWLPAVADAGLDLRAGEITGLVGESGSGKSTLALALLNAVPAPGRIAAGSVEVAGVGDVTKLGGKQLRKARGGAIGYVFQASQNSLNPLTTIGRQLLDLGRSHEVADLRALIARARDLADRMGLDGQRVLDSYQHELSGGMRQRIGIVFALVLNAKVLILDEPTTALDMLSQASVLEIVRKVHDENQLSTLIITHDIGAISEIADRLAVMYGGRIVEDGPLLDVLRRPTHPYTKALIGATARITGDVEAARALPGRPPDLTTVARAGCVFRDRCPFAVAVCAEVEPELATWESGRRRACHVEPSTVLSGTAGAPAAVGEPA
- a CDS encoding ABC transporter ATP-binding protein; the encoded protein is MIQARGITRTYQTHGAFTGARTVPALRGVDFTLPDGGAVSFIGESGCGKTTLGKILTGLETFDGGELIVDGVALSGLKPRQREKYFRRIQMIHQDPYSALNPTRTVEATLRDPLRMRAKERGASGGGGGDGEGEGGWRARAAELLTLVGLEPAAVLPKYPHQLSGGQRQRVVIARALTVDPEVLIADEAVSMIDVSMRLGILKLLRDLRSRLGISLVFITHDVATARYVGEGGELHVIYRGEVVERGLTDEVILAPVHPYTQCLLSAVPIMRGLEEPGPDRTAPTTALDERTPTPGCLFEPRCPFAQDQCAEKHPVLVPFGLDAVGESGAVGESNAAAAGPATDTGSENGSESGHVHACFYPESRRVVGVEVGAGSA
- a CDS encoding anhydro-N-acetylmuramic acid kinase: MRVLGLSSGTSHDAIDVALVDFRLDGETLVGRLEHVDHVPYPEDLRAQIVAALPPHPTDLGAVCRLDTGIGQAFAAAAWQAVQAAGPVDLVCSHGQTLFHWTEDGRVLGTLQLGQPAWIAERLGVPVVSDVRAADVAAGGQGAPLVSLLDLLLLRGLPGPVGALNLGGIANLTVVADPPVAFDVGPANALLDAACRQLTGKPYDRDGRLAAAGLVHPGLLAALMAEPYYTRRPPKTTGKELFHDAYLAAHIEAFPDLTPEDLMSTLATLTAMTVVDAVRSHAIVTLAVSGGGAENPELMKRIAKRLPDVHLVRSDAYKVPSDAKEAIAFALVGWFTAHGLPGTIPACTGAASERVLGRISPPARGALALPEAVEKAPRAVRFGG